agaaaattcataaagccaaagtacaaagggatctgggagtgctcctCCAGGAcactctaaaggttaacttgcaggttaagtGATTAAGTAAATGTAAtgctgtcatttatctcaagagggttggtaTATAAaggcagcaatgtgcttctgataCTTAAATTTCTTGtcaggccccatttagaatactgtgtccaattttgggcaaCACACCTTCAGGAAGGATAGACtggtactggagcgtgtccagtggaaattcacatggatgatccctgggagTGTATTCATTTgtgtttagaaggttgaggggagatctattagaaacGTACAAGATGATGATGTAttgcttagaaagggtggatgctgggaagttttGTTAGGTGCAGAGACTGTGCCTCacaggcacagccttagaattacagggggtcaatttagaaaggaaatgagACGTTTCTTCAGCCTGCGATAGGGTTagagtggtaggcctgtggaattcattgccacagagcacagtggaggccaggtcgttaaatgtcttcaaggctgagattgataaattcttgttctctcaaagaattaagggctatggggacagtacaggtaagtggagttgaaataccatcagccatgattaaatggcagagtggactcaatgggctgaatggcctgccttccaatcctatgtcttatggtctaagggagtttctgaaaatggagacctatgaccagtggtggtcCACAGGCATCCATGCTGGGACCAATGTTTGTGATATGTAAGTGATCTGCAGGAAGGTATAGGagatctgattagcaagtttgcagatggtactaaGATTGTTGGAGCAGCAGATTATGAAGCAGACTgtcagaatacagcagaatatagattggagtgttggatggagaaatggcagatggaattcaatccgcacaaatgcgaggtgatgcattttggaagatccaattaaAGAGCAAACTAGACATAAATAAGgtcctggagaaaattgatgtacagagatctgtgttcaggtccattattccCTAAAGTtgacaatgcaggtcaatagtggtcaagaaggcatacggcatgctttccttcaacaGATGTGgtattaagtacaagagttggcaggtcatcttagttgtataagactttgatttggccacatttggaatactgtgtacagttctggttgccacattaacaaaaggatgtggatgctttgcagagggtgcaTAGGAGGTTCACGAGGATGTTTCCTAGTATGGAAGGTGTGAGCTAGGAAGAGACGTTGAGTaggttaagattattttcattaaaaagactGAGGTtcaggggggacctgattgagatctacaaaatcatgagtaggatagacagggtgaatagcaagaaaCTTTCCCCCAGACTGGGGGACTCCATTACTatgggtcatgagttcaaattgAGGGGGGGGAAAGGTTTAGGAAAGATaagcatggaaagttctttacacagagggtggtaagtgcctggaccACATTACCAGTGGTAATGTTAGAGGTGGgtacgatagcatcatttaaaatgtatctagacagatacatgaatgggcagagggatacagacccatCAAAAATAGGCAAGATTTAGATAGActatctggatcagcacaggcttagagggccaaagttcctgtgctgtaatttttttcTAGTTAAACTACAGTATTGATATAGGTTTCTCTATCCTTGTAAAGCTGCAATTCTAGCTGCAGTGGAATCAGTAAATGATATAGTAAATTGTAGCCTTTCCACATCTCACTAAACTTTCACCGTTTTGTAGGTGAAGCATCTCACTCGTGATTGGCAAACCACTGCTTTTGCTTTGAAGCACTCAGAGCTACTAGAACTAAATGAAGAAGGAAGAAAGGTAAGAAGGAAGACTGCTGTTCCAGTGTTTCCTAGTGAAAACCTTCCCAGTCGAATGCTGTTGATACATGATTTACACATGTGTCCGGAATTTCAATTCTTAAACCAAAATCATGAATCTGAACATGGAGGATCGCAAGAGAAGGTAATGGAGTATATATTAAAAGTATTTGGCTCGTTTGGTACGATTTCTTCTGTTCGAGTTCTAAAGCCTGGAAAGGAGCTTCCTGCAGATGTGAAAAGATTAAGTAATCGGTATTCCCAGCTGGGAGTGAAAGAGTGTGTAATTATAGAGTTTGAAGATGTTGAATCTGCAATCAAAGCACATGAAACACTTGGAAAAACTGAGGGCATGAAAGTGGTGCTGATAGGAATGAAACCACCAAAGAAGAAAGTTGTCAGAGAGAAAACCAAAGAACCTGAAGATGTTGACAAGAATGGGTCAAAAAGCAAATCCACCAATAAGCGTGTTGAGGAGCTGCAGTACATGGGTGAAGAGTCCTCTGCATATAGCTCATCTGAAGCTGAAAGCAACCCTGCATCACCCATGCTAAGCCGTAAGCTTAAACCTAATAATCAGCTGAGCCCTAACTTCTATCAAAATCATCTAAGCCCCAATGTGTCACCTCGATCTAGCCCATGGAATAGTCCACGTTCGAGTCCTTCAATACAGCGTAAAAACACAATTCCCTGTAAATCTACACTTGCTGTCGATGCAAAACTCAATGTTGTAACTTCAGAAGTTACAAGTAAGTGGACTGACTATTCATCCGACAGTAGTAATACACCATCAGGCAGTCCTTGGGTACAGAGACGAAAGCAAGCACACGCATTATCACATGAGAACAGTCCTGTCGACAGCCCTATGCTTACCCGAAAAATGCATAATGCAGGTGGACTACCACGAGGAGTAATGCGTTTACCCAGAGGGCCAGATGGTACAAAAGGATTCCAAACTCATGCTGAAAGGAATAAGCCACTTGTAATCTGATGTGCTATTTTGCTTCTGTTCCCTAAAATGTACACCTTTCTATCCTTTAGAATAACTTGAGATATGTACACTATTATTGAAAATGTTATACCAAAAGTAATGGGATCAAAATGAATTTCCTAAAATTTGTACTTTTGCAGTGGTGAACTGCAGTTGTATTATGTGCCAGTATTTTGGAAAGTATTCTAACTTTTTGTTTGAACTTTTGTTCTGCAAGACAAGTGGAAGCTTTCTAATTCAAGATGAAACAAGAGTGGAGGAAGTATTACCTTGCAACACAAATTAAAGGAGCCACAAAAAATGTTGGCTAACTTGACATGAGAAAGTCAGCTTCTGGCTGGTTAATAGCTTTAAAACCTGAGCTGTACtttgaataaataaatacaaagctTTTGCCTTGTGGTGTGTTGGTAGTCACATTTAGACAAAGGCTGTGTTACTGTTACAAATAAATGCAGATtaagcaatttattttgtttatacaTTTAATTtgtgaaaagtcaattttccccTCATCCCCTACCAGTGCTCTGACCTTCGTTTGAATTCCATGCTACTGTTTCTCACTACTTTTAAGCCAAGTGGCTCTACCTGAGTTTGATAGCAGCAGCCACTATTTACTTGTGCTTGTAAACATTAGCAGAAACTAGAGCTTGTACCTGAAATCACATCTACATATAACGTAGATTTTGTAAATTAGGAATTAAAACTTGAACAAGGAAGATAAGAGCAGAGTTGTGAAAATTGGGCTGAATCCAAGTGAAGTATCTTTTTcttgctgttgtggttctgttcgccgagctggaagtttttgttgcaaacgttttgtcccctggctaggcgacatcatcagtgcttgggagcctcctgcgaagtgcttctttgatgtttcctccggtgtttatagtggtctgcccctgccaaagaagcacttcgcaggaggctcccaagcactgatgatgtcacctagccaggggacgaaacgttcgcaacaaaaacttccagctcggcgaacagaaccacaacaccgagcacccgagctacaactCTTCTCCCAAACCTTGAACACTTTTTCTTGCTTGTCAAGTAGGAACAAGGGTTGATAGCATGAAATATTTTTCTatataggaaaaaaaaacattgaaaaactACATAATTTAATGGAATTAAGATCTTTAGCAGTGATCCAATTGGGAAAACTGTCAAAGGCACAACTGACTACATGGGTATACACCTACCCTGATTACTACACCTTTCTTTGGAATTGGCACTAACTGCATTGCCTACAAATTACTAACCACCATACTGACTCAAATGTTTCAGAATTGTATATTCAAAAGTGTTTAATAATGCTCTTCAAATGATAGTGGTAAGTAAGCTGTAATACAGGAGCCTCTTagctgaatatcaattatctgactTTATCTAAAGACCATCTTAAGGTCTTGCAAAAACATTACATCGTGTATTGTGTATTCTGATGACCTGTACTTAAAGAACACGTGAAAGTGCTGGTGCTGGCAAAAACCAAGCACCAAGATCAGTgtctagaatttttttttagataggggttagttacacagccccttgcaaaagtaagtgctttACAGGGtattcccatcactttactgaaaaaaaaatggatgaggatgaaaatgtaaatgcatGCACAGGTGAGTTGCATATCAACTTTCTCTGTTCTTAAGTTCTCAGATTGTCAGCCTGTAAAAATttaacacctttttaaaaaatatataaatgctaAGAAAATACTTTCTATCATAAGTGTTcacagaaactgacaaatgctcatGTGATTGCAGAAGCTGGGTGCTGGTAGGCAGGACTAGATTGAGTTAGATAGCTGGTTggactgtttccattctgtacatctctatgactctaaatgaacaTGAGATTTCATTATGATTCTGAAGATAAATCTTTGATTCAGCTGTTTAAGTGCATCTGCTTAACATTCAGAAACATTTACAGTCTAGTGGTGGGATGGCTTTCAAAAGGATGTCCatgtaaggcatttaacaaaaaATCAAATGTACTGCTGACCGAGAATCCAGTGTGATAACTAAGGGAAGCTGAGTTGAACCTGTCACATGCAATTACAGTGTATATCAGAGGTTGCCTAGCATGTACAATGAATCGCACTGGAAGCGGATAGTCAACCTGATGTCATGTCACAGCAATCCTGGAACACCCAACAATATTCCCTATGTGCCCAAATGATTTGCAATCTAGCATAATTAAAACCATCTATATTAACATTCCACTCAAAGAAGAATACTACAGTGCTAAACATTTTAGCTGTTTATATCCACAGTATTCCATATTTTGTCAAATTCAACTTTGACAGGTTTGTTACTTTTAATAGCTTTTTAAGGAAAATATTGAATCCATGCCATATTAAATTGTCTACAGCCCTCCACAGAAGGAAATAATCAGGAAAAAGCAATAAACCACCGCAGGTTCTAAAGGATTCCTTCATTAATCATTTCAATGATCATCATTATAGCCACTGTTAGCCTGCAAAAGCAACAGACTGCATTCTTGTTGAATTGTCTGCAAATCCTCGCCTTAGCAAAGGCAGGCAAAAATGATCCTGTACAAATATTGTACACAACAGCAGCAGATTTTCCGACTTATCAGCAACTAGTGTTCCATAATTCAACATGGTGCTGTCACTTATTAATTCAGGGCCATCATAGAATGAAGCTTCTTGGATAGTTCAGATGTAGAGAGAGCCATCTGCAGGTCCAACATACCCAATCCCAATCAGCAGAACATCTATCAAGGTCCATATTCCAAGCCCTCCGAAGCTGAAGAGTTTGCCAAGACCTTCTTTCCATTGGCCCAAATAGAAGCGGTCAGCTCCAAACCCTCCCAATGTGATGCTGAAATCAAAATTAGAACTTCCATTAAGTAAGCAGGAAATGTTAGTCTGTGAGCAGTGTGATCTTGGCTTTCTTGTTCTCACTGCAATGCAAGAAAACTCATTTTATTAATTTAGCCAAAGCAAAATCAAAGAAAAGTGTTTCTACTGAAGTTTCCACTTGAGctcaaaaacacaggtacaggagtaggccatttagttccaccattcaatatgatcatggctgattgaacacttttATTCATTCCCTTACCAACCCAATAACCCTGTACATCATttttaatcagaaatctatcaatctctataTTGAACATACTGAATGATTGAGCTTCCTTgtagtacagaattccaaagactgagatcccctcatttttaaattgtgctcctTGGTTGAAGACTCCCCAACGTACACCTGCCCTGTttatccctttaaatattttataagtCTTAAATGAGTTTACCTCTCATTTCAAAACTTGAcaatacaggcccagtttcctTAATCCCTCCACAGGAAGCTGCCAAATTTCAGCGGACAATGCGCAAGTGACCTGTGTTCTGGGGTTAACATTTCTGGactatgaatgaaagaaaaatcagcTCGAGTTCCTACTATCAATCACTGTCACTAACTTTCAGAACACACATGAAAGGACATGGGTGAGCTGAATCAGGTTCGTTCCGCAGTTtaatacatagaacataacagtgcagtacaagcccttcagcctatgatgttgcaccaacctgtgaaaccaatctgaagcccatcaaacctacactattcctttatcatccatatgtttatccaatgaccatttaaatgcctttaactttggcgagtctactactgttgcaggcagggtgttcatgcccttactactctgagtaaagaacctacctctgacatctgtccaataactgtcaccccctcaatttaaaactacgtcccctcgtgctagccatcactatctgaagAAAACatctctcactatccaccctatttaatcctctgaccatctttcgtgtctctattaagtcatctctcaatcttcttctaatgaaaatagcctcaagtccctcagcctttcctcggaagatcttccctccataccaggcaacatcctggtaaatctcctctgcaccttttccaatgtttccac
This genomic interval from Chiloscyllium plagiosum isolate BGI_BamShark_2017 chromosome 40, ASM401019v2, whole genome shotgun sequence contains the following:
- the larp6a gene encoding la-related protein 6a encodes the protein MCSLQSAFLRWAVFLLPPPQRDSLPHGGFIFWDKPKPQDPWNGPGRAPPRGGRREVPGRIGPPSAAPSGLGLGDTAPHPPSADLRSLGNPERSLMEDATLSRLQGPEPPGSQLSHPGDVSPSPTVRIQVAPAEEELLSPEKPSPSRGGTSRASFSGAEDELDSDWRSPEPELIQKLIAQIEYYLSDENLEKDAFLLKHVRRNKMGYVSVKLLTSFKKVKHLTRDWQTTAFALKHSELLELNEEGRKVRRKTAVPVFPSENLPSRMLLIHDLHMCPEFQFLNQNHESEHGGSQEKVMEYILKVFGSFGTISSVRVLKPGKELPADVKRLSNRYSQLGVKECVIIEFEDVESAIKAHETLGKTEGMKVVLIGMKPPKKKVVREKTKEPEDVDKNGSKSKSTNKRVEELQYMGEESSAYSSSEAESNPASPMLSRKLKPNNQLSPNFYQNHLSPNVSPRSSPWNSPRSSPSIQRKNTIPCKSTLAVDAKLNVVTSEVTSKWTDYSSDSSNTPSGSPWVQRRKQAHALSHENSPVDSPMLTRKMHNAGGLPRGVMRLPRGPDGTKGFQTHAERNKPLVI